A single Providencia manganoxydans DNA region contains:
- a CDS encoding carbon-nitrogen hydrolase family protein, producing MLNLPQFKAAAVQAAPVFLNTDATVDKVCKLIEEAADNGAKLVAFPEVFISGYPYWSWVMNPIEGSPWFEKLCKSAIEVPGPEIRKVAQAAARHHINVVVGVNERNPNGIATLYNTLVTISDEGKILGRHRKLVPTWAEKLTWANGDASSLKVHQTSIGPLGALACGENTNTLARFSLLAQGELVHIASYIALPVAPKDYDMAEAIRLRASAHCFEGKVFTIISCSTVSEEIVEAMAASHPQSRELLARPNSAFSGIIGPDGRVIGEPLIDKEGIVYADIDLNRCIQPRQMHDITGHYNRFDIFDLQVNRRPLTAARFHHNGQDIDELNQFGDQDEISQEKGL from the coding sequence ATGTTAAATTTACCTCAATTTAAAGCTGCGGCGGTACAAGCCGCCCCTGTTTTCCTCAATACCGATGCCACTGTTGATAAAGTGTGTAAATTAATCGAAGAAGCTGCGGATAATGGCGCAAAATTAGTCGCATTTCCTGAAGTGTTTATCTCAGGCTACCCTTATTGGAGCTGGGTGATGAACCCTATTGAAGGTAGTCCTTGGTTCGAAAAACTTTGTAAGTCTGCGATTGAAGTTCCTGGGCCTGAAATTCGTAAGGTTGCCCAAGCAGCTGCTCGCCACCATATCAATGTGGTTGTCGGGGTGAATGAACGTAATCCAAATGGTATTGCAACGCTTTACAACACATTAGTCACCATTTCGGATGAAGGCAAAATATTAGGCCGTCACCGTAAGTTAGTCCCAACGTGGGCAGAAAAGCTAACGTGGGCAAATGGTGATGCTTCATCATTAAAAGTACACCAAACCAGCATTGGGCCTTTAGGTGCACTTGCTTGTGGTGAAAACACCAATACATTAGCGCGTTTCTCATTACTTGCTCAGGGCGAGCTAGTGCATATCGCAAGTTATATTGCGTTACCTGTCGCTCCTAAAGATTATGACATGGCAGAAGCCATTAGATTACGTGCGTCAGCGCATTGCTTTGAAGGTAAGGTGTTTACCATTATTTCTTGTTCGACTGTTTCTGAGGAAATAGTTGAAGCAATGGCAGCATCTCACCCGCAATCTAGAGAATTACTCGCGCGACCTAATAGTGCATTTTCAGGGATCATTGGGCCAGATGGCCGTGTGATAGGTGAACCTTTAATTGATAAAGAGGGGATCGTCTATGCGGACATTGATTTGAATCGCTGCATTCAGCCAAGACAAATGCATGATATTACAGGTCACTATAATCGCTTTGATATTTTTGATTTACAGGTTAATCGTCGTCCACTGACAGCAGCACGTTTCCATCATAACGGGCAAGATATTGATGAGTTAAATCAATTTGGTGATCAGGATGAAATTTCACAGGAGAAAGGGCTATGA
- a CDS encoding Asp/Glu racemase: MSHVRSYRIGQIVPSSNTTMETEIPAILRAREALFPERFTFHSSRMRMKKVTKEELEKMDADSDRCAIELSDAAVDVLGYACLVAIMSMGKGYHRVSEKRLHQCTIDNGHMAPVVTSAGALVDGLHAVGAKRVSILTPYMKPLTQLVIDYIENEGIEVVDSISLEIPDNLDVGRQDPLAPVEITKKLNTNVDVIVASACVQMPSLPSVQLIEDRVGLPVLSSSVATTYMMLKKLGLDTRVDGFGSLLSGKF, encoded by the coding sequence ATGAGTCATGTGCGTTCGTATCGTATCGGGCAAATAGTGCCCTCTTCGAATACCACTATGGAAACGGAAATCCCTGCTATTTTACGAGCTCGTGAGGCACTGTTTCCGGAACGGTTTACATTTCATTCAAGCCGTATGCGCATGAAAAAAGTGACTAAAGAAGAATTGGAAAAAATGGATGCAGATAGCGATCGTTGTGCTATCGAACTGTCTGACGCAGCCGTTGATGTATTAGGCTATGCCTGTTTAGTCGCTATTATGAGTATGGGGAAGGGCTATCATCGCGTTTCTGAGAAACGCCTACATCAATGCACGATTGATAATGGCCATATGGCTCCCGTTGTGACAAGTGCCGGAGCGCTTGTTGATGGGTTGCATGCAGTTGGGGCCAAGCGCGTCTCTATCTTAACCCCTTATATGAAGCCACTGACTCAGTTAGTCATTGATTATATCGAAAATGAAGGCATCGAGGTGGTGGACAGTATTTCTTTGGAAATACCGGACAACTTGGATGTAGGCCGACAAGATCCATTAGCACCAGTGGAAATCACGAAAAAGTTAAATACTAACGTTGATGTGATTGTGGCTTCAGCTTGTGTGCAAATGCCTTCATTACCATCAGTGCAATTAATTGAAGATCGCGTAGGGTTGCCTGTATTGTCATCATCCGTTGCAACAACCTATATGATGCTGAAAAAGTTAGGATTAGATACTCGCGTTGATGGATTCGGCTCTCTGCTTTCAGGAAAGTTTTAA
- a CDS encoding MarR family winged helix-turn-helix transcriptional regulator, giving the protein MPDSKVFVDNYLPALLGQAWMLVSSEFHAVVEANGLSVLEWRVLSTLADNGSMGITELSQKTVSKQPTITRVLQRLEQQGHVIRHNNHTGSDRRVTLVSMTSSGMLLVEGLLKEAEQHEQLVLAPLGTRKSKMLKQVLQELIERHSTVEIKNNEK; this is encoded by the coding sequence ATGCCAGACTCTAAAGTATTTGTTGATAATTACTTGCCTGCCCTATTGGGGCAGGCATGGATGCTTGTTTCATCCGAGTTTCATGCTGTTGTTGAAGCTAATGGTTTGTCGGTGCTTGAATGGCGGGTGCTTTCGACATTGGCTGATAATGGCTCAATGGGGATCACTGAGTTATCCCAAAAAACCGTCAGCAAGCAGCCAACGATCACCCGTGTATTGCAGAGATTAGAGCAACAAGGGCATGTTATTCGGCACAATAACCATACAGGCAGTGATCGTCGAGTAACGCTAGTAAGTATGACTTCAAGTGGTATGTTACTTGTGGAAGGGCTATTAAAAGAAGCAGAACAACATGAGCAATTGGTTTTGGCTCCTCTAGGTACACGTAAAAGTAAAATGCTAAAGCAGGTATTACAAGAGTTGATTGAACGGCATAGTACAGTGGAAATAAAAAATAACGAAAAATGA
- a CDS encoding Na+/H+ antiporter, which produces MSVVTLVLVFLLAVIVSVFVSRLLRDIIPLPIIQIALGAGLSLFGFTVEFEPHLFLFLFIPPLLFLDGWRIPKEALFQEIKPIMSLAIGLVVVTVIGMGFFIHWLIPAISLAVAFALAAILSPTDPVSVSAMTVNSPLPSRMAHILEGESLLNDATGLVCFSFAVTAALTGTFSLASAAGQFVLVAFGGILIGLLVAWVIGWLNQFLVKRTGEEPAIQIMISLLMPFSAYLLAEHLHVSGILAAVVAGIAMHYEKIAGRMQAATRMQSKAVWDTVQTALNGMIFILLGEQLPGMWNNMPQVAEAAGASHPWMLLVYVIVITVALAILRFSWVWISMTLTVFHKRRRGKEADVLHIRMMAVMATAGVRGAITLAGILTLPLLMPDNTLFPNRDVAIFLAMGVILCSLLIASIALPILTKGLVQDLPYDNDEIRARMALNEAAMSHLRELMNHPSEDMDEIAMRTEVGAQLLEIYGRRLDNTDETESDVYDLHRMIDMEREMSRSALQAKRDALYVMRKGKNINERVYHRLRDELDLKEETLNHHKSKKH; this is translated from the coding sequence ATGTCAGTTGTGACCCTTGTATTAGTTTTTTTACTTGCCGTTATTGTGAGCGTGTTTGTCTCGCGGCTGCTTAGGGATATTATTCCTTTACCTATTATTCAGATAGCACTGGGTGCAGGGCTATCACTGTTTGGTTTTACGGTTGAGTTTGAGCCGCATTTATTCCTATTTTTATTCATTCCACCATTATTGTTTTTAGATGGCTGGCGTATTCCTAAAGAAGCTTTATTTCAGGAAATAAAACCTATTATGTCACTTGCCATTGGTTTGGTTGTGGTGACAGTTATTGGAATGGGCTTTTTTATTCATTGGTTGATCCCTGCAATTTCTCTGGCAGTTGCTTTCGCATTGGCAGCTATTCTATCACCTACGGATCCCGTTTCTGTTTCGGCAATGACAGTGAATTCACCATTACCTTCTCGTATGGCACATATCCTAGAAGGTGAATCACTCCTTAATGATGCGACGGGTCTAGTCTGTTTTAGCTTTGCTGTAACCGCTGCTTTAACGGGAACATTTTCCCTTGCTTCTGCGGCTGGGCAATTTGTACTTGTTGCATTTGGTGGGATTTTAATTGGTTTATTAGTGGCATGGGTTATCGGTTGGCTAAACCAATTTTTGGTAAAGCGTACGGGTGAAGAGCCTGCTATTCAAATCATGATCAGCCTATTGATGCCATTTAGTGCCTATTTGCTGGCAGAGCATCTACATGTTTCTGGTATTTTAGCTGCGGTGGTTGCCGGTATTGCAATGCACTATGAAAAAATAGCAGGCCGTATGCAAGCAGCTACTCGCATGCAAAGTAAAGCGGTGTGGGATACTGTACAGACCGCGCTTAACGGCATGATTTTTATCTTACTTGGCGAGCAGTTACCTGGGATGTGGAATAACATGCCACAAGTTGCAGAAGCTGCGGGTGCAAGCCATCCATGGATGCTGTTGGTTTATGTTATTGTTATCACAGTCGCTCTAGCTATCTTGCGCTTTAGCTGGGTATGGATATCGATGACATTAACGGTGTTCCACAAACGTCGTCGTGGCAAAGAAGCGGATGTATTGCATATTCGTATGATGGCAGTTATGGCAACCGCTGGGGTGCGCGGAGCAATTACATTAGCAGGTATTTTGACGTTACCATTGCTGATGCCTGATAACACGCTATTCCCAAATCGTGATGTGGCTATTTTCTTAGCAATGGGCGTGATTCTGTGTTCATTACTGATTGCGAGTATTGCATTACCGATCTTAACGAAAGGCTTAGTTCAGGATTTACCTTATGATAATGATGAGATCCGTGCTCGTATGGCACTGAATGAAGCTGCAATGTCTCATTTGCGTGAATTGATGAACCATCCATCAGAAGATATGGATGAAATAGCCATGCGTACAGAAGTCGGTGCACAATTGTTAGAAATCTATGGTAGACGTTTAGACAATACTGATGAAACAGAGTCCGATGTCTATGATCTACATAGAATGATTGATATGGAGCGTGAAATGTCACGTTCTGCATTACAAGCGAAACGTGATGCACTGTATGTGATGCGCAAAGGCAAAAATATCAATGAGCGGGTATATCACCGCTTACGTGATGAGTTAGATCTTAAAGAAGAAACGTTAAATCACCATAAGAGTAAGAAACACTAA
- a CDS encoding AAA family ATPase, whose product MCDTLNSTIKKQQLIDFVSKLDAEDTCEILAYLLKSAPDTRLHFLCGKIASGKSTLANKLAQRPRTILISEDEWLSTLFSQQITDLSHYIEKSRLIKNVLEAHIVKLVQAGNTVVMDFPANTPAQRSWLKSLADLANVAYVFHILEVDSNECKRRLAVRNQVGDNPFKTSEAQFDLITQHFSYPSSEEQLICRYEK is encoded by the coding sequence ATGTGCGATACATTAAATTCAACAATAAAAAAACAGCAACTGATTGATTTTGTTTCTAAGTTAGATGCTGAAGATACCTGTGAGATCTTAGCTTATTTACTGAAATCTGCACCAGACACACGCTTACACTTTCTGTGTGGAAAAATAGCATCCGGTAAATCGACATTAGCTAACAAGCTCGCTCAGAGACCTAGAACTATTTTGATCAGTGAAGATGAATGGCTATCAACATTATTTTCGCAGCAAATTACCGACCTTTCACATTATATTGAAAAAAGTCGTTTAATTAAAAATGTGCTAGAAGCTCATATCGTGAAGCTAGTACAGGCAGGCAATACCGTAGTGATGGATTTCCCTGCAAATACACCAGCGCAACGAAGTTGGTTAAAATCGTTAGCTGATTTGGCTAACGTCGCGTATGTATTTCATATATTGGAAGTCGATTCAAATGAATGTAAAAGGCGATTAGCTGTGCGTAATCAAGTAGGGGACAACCCATTTAAAACCTCAGAAGCACAGTTTGATTTGATCACTCAACATTTCTCTTATCCTAGCTCTGAGGAGCAGCTGATTTGTCGATATGAAAAGTGA